Proteins encoded in a region of the Deefgea piscis genome:
- a CDS encoding ATP-binding response regulator: MPFHDFAATALTVLVVDDIASTRRVLSSLVQKMGHRVILAEDGETALLAYEQAKPDMVLLDLLMPGIDGFEVTRRIKNLAGNKWVPVVVLSGLEGEQHLLAALEAGADDFLQKPAEPAILASKFKNLARVLVLQQQHAVLLSKSMAVSENSFDGILIVDSDEMIQGLNLAAERLLKTERDMMLGLQVKAFLPGLDFGKAKHGAHHGQLQQLEMQPLIGDAIAVELGLTLVEQGNEQFWLLILRDVSERQRVDRLKQQFIATLSHELRTPLTSIIGSLKMLQSSQFAAVDERAFPLLEIADRNASRLLHMVNELLDLNKAAAGALQLELGVYPLLTLLAEFVEENQGYAAKYDVDLQLYVEIDATCEIRTDKMRFGQIMSNLISNACKYSPARSEVKVIASTADSVWQIIVQDRGPGIAGSFLPHLFDPFTQADASDSRLYGGTGLGLAISRQLCSALGGTISYQAAQGGGSEFIVLLPLKGA; encoded by the coding sequence ATGCCTTTTCATGATTTTGCTGCGACTGCATTAACCGTGTTGGTGGTTGATGATATTGCGAGTACACGCCGGGTTTTGAGTAGTCTGGTTCAAAAGATGGGTCATCGCGTCATCTTGGCTGAGGACGGTGAGACTGCGCTGCTCGCATATGAGCAGGCTAAGCCTGATATGGTTTTGCTGGATTTGCTGATGCCTGGCATCGATGGTTTTGAAGTGACTCGTCGTATTAAAAATCTGGCTGGGAACAAATGGGTGCCTGTTGTTGTTTTATCTGGTTTGGAGGGTGAGCAACATTTGCTGGCGGCCTTAGAGGCGGGGGCTGATGACTTTTTGCAAAAGCCGGCAGAGCCCGCCATTTTAGCCAGCAAGTTCAAAAATCTGGCTCGAGTTTTGGTCTTGCAGCAGCAACACGCTGTGCTGTTGAGTAAATCGATGGCCGTCAGTGAAAATAGTTTTGATGGCATTCTGATCGTAGATAGCGATGAAATGATACAAGGGCTTAATTTAGCGGCGGAGCGATTGTTGAAAACAGAGCGCGATATGATGCTTGGGCTGCAGGTGAAGGCATTTTTGCCAGGTCTAGATTTTGGCAAAGCCAAACATGGCGCGCATCATGGTCAGCTGCAGCAGCTGGAGATGCAACCTCTAATCGGAGATGCGATTGCAGTGGAGCTGGGTTTGACGCTTGTTGAGCAAGGTAATGAGCAGTTTTGGCTGCTGATTTTGCGTGATGTGAGTGAGCGCCAGCGTGTTGATCGACTTAAGCAGCAATTTATCGCCACGCTCAGTCATGAACTGCGCACACCTCTAACTTCGATTATTGGCTCTTTGAAAATGCTACAGAGCTCTCAATTTGCTGCGGTGGATGAGCGTGCGTTCCCCTTACTGGAGATTGCTGATCGTAATGCCTCGCGATTACTGCATATGGTCAATGAGTTATTGGATTTAAATAAAGCGGCGGCCGGCGCATTGCAACTAGAGCTAGGTGTTTATCCATTACTGACTTTGCTCGCTGAGTTTGTTGAAGAAAATCAGGGCTATGCGGCGAAATATGATGTGGATTTACAATTATATGTTGAGATTGATGCCACTTGCGAGATACGTACGGACAAAATGCGCTTTGGGCAAATTATGTCGAATTTAATCTCCAATGCTTGTAAATACTCACCTGCGCGCAGCGAGGTTAAAGTCATTGCCAGTACTGCAGACTCTGTTTGGCAGATTATTGTGCAAGATCGTGGGCCAGGGATTGCCGGAAGTTTTTTGCCACATTTGTTTGACCCCTTTACGCAGGCCGATGCCAGTGACTCCAGACTGTACGGTGGAACAGGTTTGGGTTTGGCGATCTCTCGGCAGCTCTGCTCCGCTTTGGGAGGCACTATTTCGTATCAAGCCGCTCAAGGCGGTGGGAGTGAATTCATCGTCTTATTACCTTTGAAGGGCGCATAA
- a CDS encoding sugar transferase: MLSKVIQPNLRELEQRFSQPEQRRKAVAALRRTLIFKQRFGHVLRRTWDIGAALFALVLGWPLWLFLALIIKLTDGGPVLYWQSRVGYRGRLFAFPKFRSMRINADQCQGILENQHADQRTFKLKNDPRITPIGRWMRRFSLDEIPQLWCVLIGDMTLVGPRPPLPKEVQLYGLHARQRLEITPGLTCIWQISGRSTIAFDGQLAMDLQYIRQRSIKLDIRILLLTLPAVFVGHGAY; the protein is encoded by the coding sequence ATGCTCTCCAAAGTGATTCAACCCAATTTGCGGGAACTCGAACAACGATTTAGTCAGCCCGAACAGAGACGCAAAGCCGTTGCAGCGCTACGCCGTACTTTGATATTCAAACAAAGGTTCGGTCACGTCCTAAGGCGCACATGGGATATCGGAGCGGCGCTCTTTGCCCTTGTGCTCGGCTGGCCTCTCTGGTTGTTTTTGGCACTCATTATCAAGCTCACTGATGGTGGCCCAGTACTGTATTGGCAATCTCGCGTGGGCTATCGGGGGCGACTTTTTGCATTTCCCAAGTTTCGTAGCATGCGAATCAATGCGGATCAATGCCAAGGAATACTTGAAAACCAACATGCTGATCAACGCACTTTCAAACTCAAAAACGATCCTCGAATTACCCCTATTGGTCGTTGGATGCGCCGTTTTAGTTTGGATGAAATACCACAATTGTGGTGCGTACTCATCGGCGACATGACTTTAGTCGGCCCTCGCCCCCCCCTCCCCAAAGAAGTCCAACTTTATGGTTTACATGCCCGCCAACGGCTTGAAATCACACCGGGTCTCACTTGCATTTGGCAAATCAGTGGCCGTTCAACGATTGCTTTTGACGGCCAACTCGCGATGGATCTGCAGTACATACGCCAGCGCAGTATCAAACTCGACATCCGTATTTTGTTACTGACTTTGCCTGCGGTTTTCGTTGGGCATGGCGCCTATTAA
- a CDS encoding WecB/TagA/CpsF family glycosyltransferase, which yields MTSFSQYSYQRYAKPLGRVVATIVSMIIWPFTRLGIGIQHQQQLQKIAKGHLQWIGANSAGTIGLISSYRLHLRMALALNDEAEWDSHDQNSRGWRFDLALLLRYGWSLLIGHTVSQTEDRWPLLGLWLDNLQHAQIESQLQIWRQQSHQRRIAFVNPHCANLASKDPLYRGVLNSADLLLPDGSGVLLASRILKTPLQENTNGTDLFPILCQQWQKDGANLYLLGGRHGVAEEVARHLLRKYPGLHIAGTHHGYSASKDTPALIEDIQQSKADVLVVAMGVPLQDNWIACYQEDTGVPLAIGVGGLFDFLSGRIPRAPVWLRELGLEWCWRLLQEPSRMWQRYLVGNFTFLARVMRQKFQLAPKALLPNTREQHHELDHRPQAVVLTDYALWQGDDPIGTLLTPIVGHSLLELSLIRLVEQGVKLVHLFADEGYSAIATQLGKGERWGIEIRYYLSGQQLQTRRRLAALPLPEHVWLVAPGCLPSSNLTSSTQCQWELAKGIWSGWAYLNSKRLKLTLNQSQLPLPPNTALFNGLSLRNEQELNRALPELLKKAPPYIPDYQEIKHQVWLAAGVVCEKNVTLDGPVLIGRNCLIRQGSHIGPNVVIGEGCVLDRQVDIHNSLLKPFSYIAAQMSIGHSLVGNRKLHLVRDNTILHFKAEECLIDEMGKPLSHPSMAERVQAVVAFIWLRGHQQQFDLARWQNVANRLKKVIHGECHLIGLPVLPSKMDGTLARKSLRLGAIRLSELQAETLPAKGLSRAEQDCLTDLYGAAVPHHLNWEKLQHLVHTLKRGTKSTFYKSDIISPPSPL from the coding sequence ATGACTTCATTTTCCCAATACAGCTATCAGCGATATGCCAAACCCCTTGGCCGAGTCGTAGCAACCATCGTATCCATGATCATTTGGCCATTCACACGACTGGGTATAGGAATACAGCACCAGCAGCAGCTACAAAAGATCGCGAAAGGGCACTTACAATGGATTGGTGCAAATTCGGCCGGCACGATCGGACTCATTTCAAGCTACCGGTTACATTTACGCATGGCACTGGCGCTCAACGATGAAGCCGAGTGGGATAGCCATGACCAGAATTCACGTGGTTGGCGCTTTGATCTAGCCCTGCTGTTGCGCTACGGTTGGAGCTTATTGATTGGACACACCGTGAGCCAAACCGAAGACCGCTGGCCTCTACTTGGTTTGTGGCTGGATAATTTGCAACACGCACAAATTGAATCGCAACTTCAAATTTGGCGCCAGCAAAGTCATCAACGCCGGATTGCTTTTGTTAATCCACATTGCGCCAATCTGGCCAGTAAAGACCCGCTGTATCGTGGGGTGCTCAATTCAGCCGATTTACTTTTACCCGATGGCAGCGGCGTGTTACTGGCGAGCCGTATTTTGAAAACCCCTTTGCAAGAAAATACCAATGGCACGGATTTATTTCCTATTTTGTGCCAGCAATGGCAAAAAGATGGCGCAAACTTGTATTTATTAGGTGGTCGCCACGGCGTCGCGGAAGAAGTTGCACGGCACTTGCTAAGAAAATACCCCGGCCTGCATATCGCGGGAACCCACCATGGATATAGCGCCAGTAAAGATACCCCAGCATTAATTGAAGACATCCAGCAAAGTAAAGCCGATGTTTTGGTCGTCGCGATGGGCGTACCCTTACAAGACAATTGGATTGCCTGCTACCAAGAAGACACAGGAGTCCCTTTAGCAATCGGTGTGGGTGGTTTATTCGATTTTCTATCTGGCCGAATTCCCCGCGCGCCCGTTTGGTTGCGCGAATTGGGCTTGGAATGGTGTTGGCGCTTATTACAAGAGCCATCCAGAATGTGGCAGCGTTATTTGGTGGGCAATTTCACCTTTCTCGCTCGCGTAATGCGGCAAAAATTTCAACTCGCCCCCAAAGCACTTCTACCAAATACGCGCGAGCAACATCACGAACTGGATCACCGCCCTCAAGCCGTGGTGCTAACTGATTATGCACTTTGGCAGGGAGACGATCCAATTGGCACGCTATTGACGCCCATCGTGGGACATAGCCTGCTTGAACTGAGCCTCATTCGGCTGGTCGAACAGGGCGTGAAATTAGTCCACTTATTTGCCGATGAGGGCTACTCTGCGATAGCTACACAACTAGGAAAAGGTGAGCGCTGGGGTATTGAGATTCGATACTACCTTTCTGGTCAGCAGCTACAAACTCGCCGCCGTCTTGCTGCCCTTCCCTTACCAGAGCATGTCTGGCTAGTGGCACCTGGCTGCTTACCGAGTAGCAATCTAACCAGTTCGACCCAATGCCAGTGGGAGTTGGCCAAGGGCATCTGGTCTGGTTGGGCGTATCTCAATTCAAAACGGCTCAAATTAACACTGAATCAAAGCCAACTTCCCTTACCACCCAATACAGCACTTTTTAATGGGCTTAGCTTGCGCAACGAGCAAGAGCTCAATCGAGCTCTGCCTGAACTATTGAAAAAAGCACCGCCCTATATTCCAGACTACCAAGAAATCAAACATCAAGTCTGGCTGGCCGCAGGTGTGGTTTGTGAGAAAAACGTCACGCTGGATGGGCCGGTATTAATTGGCCGCAACTGCTTAATCCGGCAAGGAAGCCACATTGGGCCCAATGTGGTGATCGGAGAAGGCTGCGTGCTAGATCGACAAGTTGATATCCACAACAGCCTACTCAAACCTTTTAGCTATATCGCGGCACAAATGAGCATTGGCCACAGTCTCGTGGGCAATCGAAAACTGCACTTGGTGCGCGACAACACCATTCTGCACTTCAAAGCCGAGGAATGTTTAATTGATGAAATGGGCAAACCACTGAGCCATCCGAGTATGGCTGAGCGAGTGCAAGCCGTAGTGGCTTTCATTTGGCTGCGTGGGCACCAGCAACAATTCGATCTCGCACGTTGGCAAAACGTAGCCAATCGATTGAAAAAAGTCATACATGGCGAATGTCATTTGATTGGTCTGCCGGTATTACCCAGCAAAATGGACGGTACATTAGCAAGAAAAAGTCTGCGACTCGGGGCAATTCGCCTATCTGAATTACAAGCAGAAACCTTACCTGCAAAAGGTCTTAGCCGAGCTGAGCAAGATTGCCTTACCGATTTGTATGGCGCAGCGGTACCGCACCATTTGAACTGGGAAAAACTGCAGCACTTAGTTCACACCTTAAAACGCGGTACAAAAAGCACATTTTACAAATCGGACATCATTTCGCCGCCCAGTCCGCTGTAA
- a CDS encoding glycosyltransferase family 4 protein, giving the protein MKTLIYILHSGQRYGTERMALATLAQLKTCTQAVLFAPLGPVQQLAQEQGVLCLGFRNRLELARQLWRYLAQPELCICSTGVSQALLVILLTLMRGKWPDQIHIVHGGTNERLSYGRKHWLQYLGVKLVAVSEFVKTRLLAHGCKSKHITVIENFLTTRQSHRPAFTLSGIAKIAMITRIDPIKQVGVAIAAWRKYPNLPELHICGTGWQSDELQTQSAHLTQVKWHGFVEYTSRVLIQSDLYIHTCDSEPFGLAILEAMAAGVPVLVPDQGGAADLVNNGVTGFYFRAGDSHDLALQIQWINQLPTSTLNAIVANASAQLANRFSATQRIADYARLCGIKGIHDESATLN; this is encoded by the coding sequence ATGAAAACCCTCATTTACATCTTGCACAGCGGCCAGCGCTACGGAACAGAAAGAATGGCGCTGGCCACGCTGGCACAACTAAAAACCTGCACCCAAGCCGTGTTATTCGCCCCGCTTGGGCCAGTTCAACAACTCGCCCAAGAGCAAGGCGTTTTATGCCTTGGCTTTCGCAACAGACTTGAATTAGCTCGCCAATTATGGCGCTATCTGGCCCAGCCTGAGCTCTGTATTTGTAGCACAGGGGTGAGCCAAGCCTTGCTGGTGATTTTACTCACACTAATGCGCGGCAAATGGCCCGATCAGATCCATATCGTCCACGGCGGCACCAATGAAAGATTGAGTTATGGTCGCAAACATTGGCTGCAATATTTAGGGGTGAAGCTGGTTGCGGTTTCTGAATTTGTCAAAACCCGACTATTGGCTCATGGCTGCAAGAGCAAGCACATCACGGTCATTGAAAACTTTCTGACTACACGGCAAAGCCATCGCCCAGCCTTTACCCTGAGTGGCATCGCAAAAATTGCCATGATCACGCGCATCGACCCCATCAAACAGGTCGGCGTGGCCATCGCCGCATGGCGTAAATACCCCAATCTACCGGAGCTACACATCTGCGGTACAGGCTGGCAAAGCGATGAACTACAGACGCAAAGCGCACACCTTACGCAAGTGAAATGGCACGGATTCGTTGAGTATACGTCCAGAGTACTCATTCAATCTGATCTGTATATACATACCTGCGATAGCGAGCCATTCGGCTTGGCGATTCTTGAGGCCATGGCGGCTGGTGTACCTGTTCTTGTACCCGATCAGGGTGGCGCTGCTGACTTGGTCAACAATGGGGTCACTGGATTTTACTTCCGCGCTGGCGACAGCCACGATTTGGCGCTGCAAATTCAATGGATTAATCAATTACCCACAAGCACGCTGAACGCTATTGTTGCCAATGCAAGCGCTCAATTGGCTAATCGGTTTTCAGCAACCCAGCGCATCGCGGACTACGCCAGATTGTGTGGCATCAAGGGGATACATGATGAATCAGCCACCCTTAATTAG
- a CDS encoding glycosyltransferase family 2 protein — MMNQPPLISVVVIGHNEGQRLIRCLTSVRECSYPNIELLYIDSHSSDDSVAQAANLSDSVYLASQKGAAAARNVGLAHAQGDWIMFLDGDTILAPLFLSQALADLQADTQLACAWGHRVEKDPQQSIYVRVLDLDWRYPPGETAFCGGDALFRREALLQVEGFNARLLAGEEPEICFWLRKKGWKIMHLDLAMTQHDLAITQFKQYWQRTCRAGYAYAAVSAMTQDFWIQEVRHNYRQSSILLSLMLIFMLGAIWQPLLSAAALLTLTLLMLRSSWRARWRSPHWHNLLLYGVHSWFAQIPITMGIWRCKRDRAAKRRASFGNYKEVKK; from the coding sequence ATGATGAATCAGCCACCCTTAATTAGCGTCGTTGTTATCGGCCATAACGAAGGGCAGCGTTTAATCCGATGCCTTACTTCAGTGCGCGAGTGTAGCTATCCCAATATTGAGCTGCTCTATATTGACTCCCACTCTAGCGACGATAGCGTAGCCCAAGCGGCAAACTTGAGCGACAGCGTCTATCTGGCCAGTCAAAAAGGGGCGGCGGCGGCTCGCAATGTCGGCCTAGCGCACGCTCAAGGCGACTGGATTATGTTTTTAGATGGTGACACGATATTGGCACCTTTGTTTTTGTCACAAGCCTTAGCCGATTTACAGGCTGACACGCAACTCGCTTGTGCCTGGGGGCATCGTGTTGAGAAAGATCCACAGCAATCAATTTATGTACGAGTACTTGATCTAGATTGGCGTTACCCACCGGGTGAAACCGCATTTTGTGGCGGAGATGCCTTGTTTCGACGCGAAGCGCTGCTTCAAGTCGAAGGTTTTAATGCACGCTTATTAGCCGGAGAAGAGCCAGAAATATGCTTCTGGCTACGCAAAAAAGGCTGGAAAATAATGCACCTCGATCTGGCGATGACGCAGCATGATTTGGCCATCACACAATTTAAGCAATATTGGCAACGCACCTGTCGCGCCGGTTATGCCTATGCCGCAGTCAGCGCAATGACACAGGATTTTTGGATTCAAGAGGTGCGTCACAACTATCGACAATCGAGTATTTTGCTCAGCCTAATGCTGATCTTTATGCTGGGTGCAATATGGCAACCACTCCTTAGCGCCGCCGCATTACTCACCTTAACCCTATTAATGCTCCGCAGCAGCTGGCGTGCACGTTGGCGCAGCCCACATTGGCACAACTTATTACTCTATGGTGTGCATAGCTGGTTTGCACAAATTCCAATCACAATGGGGATTTGGCGCTGCAAACGTGACCGAGCGGCAAAAAGGCGAGCCTCTTTTGGTAACTATAAAGAGGTCAAAAAATGA
- a CDS encoding acyltransferase encodes MKRLLYLCCSLWLGALLDVFAQIQRGTAWLRLACRIPLDPSNVILGKVELHGSRQIQFGLRALIYPGLYLETQDLGRITLGDGIVISRGVHLVSHSHISIGSGSMLGEYSSVRDANHRRQSSTPLREAGFTAAAIIIGKEVWIGRGAIILPGVCIGDGATIAANAVVTHDVLAGTTVGGVPAKPLRSAKDIQKWTRVNAQFY; translated from the coding sequence ATGAAACGGCTCCTCTATCTGTGTTGTTCCTTATGGCTAGGCGCTTTACTTGATGTCTTTGCCCAGATTCAACGTGGCACTGCATGGTTACGCTTGGCTTGCCGGATTCCGCTAGACCCAAGCAATGTTATTTTAGGCAAGGTCGAATTACATGGTTCCCGCCAAATCCAATTCGGTCTGCGCGCTTTGATCTATCCTGGGCTTTATCTTGAAACCCAAGATTTGGGGCGCATCACGTTGGGAGATGGCATCGTCATCTCTCGTGGCGTGCACTTAGTATCTCACAGCCACATCAGCATTGGTTCTGGGTCGATGTTGGGTGAATACAGCAGCGTGCGCGATGCCAACCATCGCAGGCAATCGTCAACTCCGCTGCGCGAGGCGGGCTTTACTGCTGCCGCGATCATCATTGGCAAAGAAGTCTGGATTGGCCGCGGAGCCATTATTTTGCCTGGTGTTTGTATCGGTGATGGCGCGACCATCGCGGCAAATGCGGTTGTTACCCATGATGTACTCGCAGGAACCACCGTGGGTGGCGTACCCGCTAAACCACTTCGTAGCGCAAAGGACATTCAAAAATGGACCCGAGTAAACGCCCAATTTTATTAG
- a CDS encoding glycosyltransferase, translating to MDPSKRPILLVAYQCAPNMGSVSQIGWEWYQRLTKRRPVTLITHSRNRAALEKAGAPFNGSTIEYIDTEWLAGPLYRTASRLFPGKEHAIFLLSSLDYYLFDFLALRRARQKRAQGNKWAAVHVPTPVSSAAGTRLHQLGLPLIRGPLNCGLGNPAGFDEVLQQESQWLNRGRQLGQWFSALLEKSSDRQITLTATTATRAVLPPNQRTQPLLENGIDLRHFTASPVLERSARDTLKVLFVGRMLPVKGVNFLLQACAQLIAQGYPIEITLVGDGIKRQAWETESVELGIGQHCHFTGNLPLAEVPLLMQQCHVFCLPSIRESGGAVILEAMACGRPVIAYRFGGPAELVTTETGVLLDAHCASELVEQLKETLRQCHQQPKQWAAMGATAARLLHQPHPMGFDWEHKIDLVEQLYEQMQNHEDLPSCHNLAARVN from the coding sequence ATGGACCCGAGTAAACGCCCAATTTTATTAGTTGCCTACCAATGTGCCCCGAATATGGGTTCAGTATCGCAAATTGGTTGGGAATGGTATCAGCGCCTGACCAAACGTCGCCCCGTCACGCTGATCACCCACAGTCGAAATCGTGCGGCACTTGAAAAAGCAGGTGCACCATTCAACGGCAGCACCATTGAATACATTGATACTGAATGGCTGGCAGGGCCACTCTATCGAACCGCATCACGTCTTTTTCCCGGCAAAGAACATGCCATTTTTCTACTCAGCTCACTCGATTACTATCTTTTTGATTTTCTAGCTTTACGTCGTGCACGTCAAAAACGTGCACAAGGCAATAAGTGGGCGGCAGTGCACGTCCCTACACCTGTTAGCTCGGCAGCAGGCACCCGACTTCATCAACTGGGTTTGCCACTGATACGCGGCCCACTCAATTGTGGCTTAGGTAATCCAGCGGGATTTGATGAAGTCTTGCAGCAAGAATCCCAATGGCTCAATCGTGGTCGACAACTTGGGCAATGGTTTTCTGCGCTGTTAGAAAAATCGAGTGATCGGCAAATCACTCTAACAGCCACCACTGCAACACGAGCCGTGCTCCCACCGAACCAGCGCACTCAGCCATTACTTGAGAATGGCATTGATCTCCGCCATTTCACCGCCAGCCCCGTGCTTGAGCGCAGTGCCCGCGACACGCTCAAAGTCTTATTTGTCGGTCGAATGTTACCTGTAAAAGGCGTTAACTTTCTCCTTCAAGCATGCGCGCAGTTAATCGCTCAGGGCTATCCGATTGAAATCACCCTCGTTGGCGATGGTATCAAACGCCAAGCATGGGAAACAGAGTCTGTCGAATTGGGTATTGGCCAGCACTGCCATTTCACTGGAAATTTACCTTTAGCTGAAGTGCCCTTGCTGATGCAGCAATGCCATGTATTTTGCCTGCCTTCGATTCGCGAGTCTGGCGGCGCAGTGATTCTCGAAGCCATGGCTTGTGGTCGGCCGGTGATTGCTTATCGCTTTGGCGGCCCAGCAGAGTTGGTAACCACCGAAACGGGCGTACTTCTTGATGCGCATTGCGCATCCGAGTTAGTCGAGCAATTGAAAGAGACTTTGCGTCAATGCCACCAACAACCAAAGCAATGGGCGGCGATGGGCGCAACTGCCGCCCGCTTATTGCATCAGCCACACCCCATGGGTTTTGACTGGGAACACAAAATTGATCTCGTTGAGCAGTTGTACGAACAAATGCAAAACCACGAGGATTTACCTTCTTGTCACAATTTAGCGGCGCGAGTTAATTAA
- a CDS encoding O-antigen ligase family protein, with the protein MQFIIYLAPLITLYILLQRGVAESVIRGYLPILLLLPDCYRAMTPGLPDPSFNQAAILPLFLAAFFTQRRDWQLSVTDLLVIGFASCVAYSEFSNAGYAEAQNLMFAMLASVVAPYFCARWCLRSMDSDIAAARVFVICCVVVSAISIYQFRFGVNLWHLILGPFFPGQGNGWVTTFRHGFARIAGPYSHAILAGIMLAMAWRLARWLQWANCWEEKIRHFRLPGTKTQWINGLLLLGIIMTIARGPWLGALVGGVLIWVSHANDRAKRLKWVLGIFVIGGLIGQMALDAYLDIKPGTVMTQSQESAFYRKELMEKYEAIALEHAAFGWGRNTWPKVGGMESIDNYYLLLALMHGVIALGFLLALMLWMTIRLSARGLSEPASRASLPFTFAGIITMMFISLGTVYLGEQPMPAFFFILGWAEAYLQRTSQVSSQLAAAPHSVKTSESAAFRHVMH; encoded by the coding sequence ATGCAATTCATCATCTACTTAGCCCCGCTGATTACGCTGTATATCCTCTTGCAGCGCGGTGTAGCTGAAAGCGTCATTCGTGGCTATTTACCCATTTTGTTACTTTTGCCCGATTGCTATCGGGCAATGACGCCCGGTTTGCCAGACCCGAGTTTTAATCAAGCGGCAATCTTGCCGCTATTCTTGGCCGCATTTTTTACGCAGCGGCGCGACTGGCAACTTTCGGTCACCGATTTACTCGTCATCGGATTTGCCTCCTGCGTGGCTTATTCCGAATTTAGCAACGCGGGTTACGCCGAAGCGCAAAATCTAATGTTTGCGATGCTGGCCTCTGTTGTTGCCCCTTATTTTTGCGCCCGCTGGTGCTTGCGCTCAATGGATAGCGATATCGCTGCCGCCCGCGTCTTTGTTATTTGCTGTGTTGTGGTTTCGGCCATCTCAATTTATCAATTTCGCTTTGGCGTCAATTTATGGCACTTAATACTTGGTCCATTTTTTCCTGGCCAAGGTAATGGCTGGGTTACGACTTTCCGGCATGGGTTTGCGCGGATTGCCGGTCCATATTCGCATGCTATTTTGGCTGGCATTATGTTGGCGATGGCGTGGCGCCTCGCCCGCTGGCTGCAATGGGCCAACTGCTGGGAAGAGAAAATCAGACACTTTCGTCTACCCGGCACCAAAACACAGTGGATCAACGGCTTATTACTGCTAGGTATCATCATGACGATCGCTCGCGGCCCTTGGCTAGGCGCTTTGGTCGGTGGCGTCTTAATTTGGGTTTCGCACGCCAATGATCGAGCAAAACGCCTGAAATGGGTGCTGGGTATTTTTGTGATTGGTGGTCTCATCGGGCAAATGGCACTCGATGCCTATCTCGACATCAAACCGGGTACGGTGATGACGCAATCACAAGAGTCGGCATTTTATCGCAAAGAACTCATGGAAAAATATGAGGCCATTGCGCTAGAGCATGCGGCATTTGGCTGGGGGAGAAACACGTGGCCTAAAGTTGGCGGTATGGAATCCATCGACAATTATTACTTGCTATTGGCACTGATGCACGGAGTGATTGCGCTGGGATTTTTGCTGGCCTTAATGCTCTGGATGACCATCCGACTTAGCGCGCGTGGGCTTAGCGAGCCAGCCAGCCGAGCGTCGCTGCCGTTTACATTTGCCGGCATCATTACCATGATGTTTATCTCTTTGGGCACTGTGTATTTAGGTGAACAACCGATGCCTGCCTTCTTTTTTATTCTGGGTTGGGCCGAAGCGTATTTACAGCGAACAAGCCAAGTCAGCAGCCAACTCGCAGCGGCGCCACACAGCGTAAAAACCAGCGAATCAGCGGCTTTTCGCCATGTGATGCATTAA